One Phycisphaerae bacterium RAS2 DNA window includes the following coding sequences:
- the flgG_2 gene encoding Flagellar basal-body rod protein FlgG produces MGIQALYTAATGMKAMDFKLDVTANNLANIETTAFKRSRVNFEDILYQTIEEPGVRNGLDQPLPLGQQVGLGVQVSNTQLNFEQGSFDQTLQPFDIAIEGDGLFQVQAFIDGQETTVYTRAGNFTKNANGELVLANSFGARLEPQITIPQDAVDVQISPQGLVAVRSQGALEFQDIGQIQLARFINPSGLKQLGKNLFGQTDASGPPLIANPTQDGTGSLLQANLELSNVDPVRELVELIRTQRSFELNSQSIQSADQTLQTVNNLRRF; encoded by the coding sequence ATGGGCATTCAGGCACTCTATACCGCAGCGACGGGCATGAAGGCGATGGACTTCAAGCTCGACGTGACGGCGAACAACCTGGCGAACATCGAGACGACGGCGTTCAAGCGCTCGCGCGTGAACTTTGAGGACATCCTGTACCAGACGATCGAGGAGCCGGGCGTGCGCAACGGGCTGGACCAGCCGCTGCCGCTTGGGCAGCAGGTGGGTCTGGGCGTGCAGGTTTCCAACACGCAGTTGAATTTCGAGCAGGGGTCGTTCGACCAGACGCTGCAGCCGTTCGACATCGCCATCGAGGGCGACGGCCTTTTCCAGGTGCAGGCGTTCATCGACGGACAGGAGACGACTGTCTATACACGAGCGGGCAATTTCACGAAGAACGCCAACGGCGAACTGGTGCTGGCCAATTCGTTCGGCGCTAGGCTGGAGCCGCAGATCACGATCCCGCAGGACGCGGTGGACGTTCAGATTTCGCCGCAGGGGTTGGTGGCGGTGCGGTCGCAGGGCGCGCTGGAGTTTCAGGACATCGGGCAGATTCAGTTGGCCCGGTTCATCAATCCGTCGGGATTGAAGCAGCTCGGGAAGAACCTGTTCGGGCAGACGGACGCCAGCGGCCCGCCGTTGATCGCGAACCCGACGCAGGACGGGACGGGTTCGTTGTTGCAGGCGAACCTGGAATTATCAAACGTTGATCCGGTGCGCGAGCTGGTTGAATTGATCCGCACGCAGCGGTCGTTCGAGTTGAACTCGCAGTCGATCCAGAGCGCCGATCAGACGCTCCAGACGGTGAACAACCTTCGGAGGTTCTAG
- a CDS encoding Fibronectin type III domain protein gives MATLLLFAGLPLAFAQPREIPSRLAPTPLDSGPLENIGLSNDAVFAETVRVPDASWIRLKFDEVRLAGNEDDGTGSFLIITSLHDGYFQIMHASHVQQWQNTSAYFNGDAVRIELFASAGTGENRIVIQETIAGEPVIEDDADERTICGAVDDRILSNDPRVGRAMPVTCTAWLFNDENKCLLTAGHCAGASLQVMQFNVPLSTAGGATVSPPPQDQYPIDPASVQSLNGGVGNDWAYFGCFKNSNTNLTAAQAQGDYFILAPFAPPVSGQNIRITGNGGVSAPVSPTWNYVQKTHVGPYVSLTGNTVRYATDTTGGNSGSPIIDETTGLAIGIHTHAGCNSGGGSNQGTAIQHSGLQNALANPQGVCDDDIVSPTPDPMFFTIPPTPTSTTTVVMQCTEATDTGSPPVEYYFDYVSGAGGGIDSGWTTDRDYSNNGLTPNSVYNYRVRARDSNSPTPNVTAYSTTITAGMPIQTPTGVGFSNVTSTSMTVQALGTFTNVGFLQTGFYYELTPPDGSGANAWVTGAGAASVNLTGLVPCTEYTLRIKARNFQSDETPFTDAVAQFTIGCDCKLLGDIDGDGFVTGSDIAGFVRAKLGSPLETDNAGCADYKTETLDGDTALFTADLLAAP, from the coding sequence GTGGCGACCCTTTTGCTCTTCGCCGGGCTGCCGTTGGCATTTGCTCAACCCCGCGAAATCCCCAGTCGATTGGCCCCCACGCCGCTCGACTCCGGGCCACTGGAGAATATCGGTCTTTCCAACGACGCCGTCTTTGCGGAAACCGTCCGCGTTCCTGACGCATCCTGGATCAGGCTCAAGTTCGACGAGGTGAGGCTTGCGGGTAACGAAGACGACGGCACCGGCTCGTTCCTGATTATCACCTCGCTGCATGACGGATACTTCCAGATCATGCACGCCTCGCACGTGCAACAGTGGCAGAACACCAGCGCCTACTTCAACGGCGACGCCGTACGCATCGAACTTTTCGCCAGCGCAGGCACCGGCGAAAACCGCATCGTGATTCAAGAGACCATCGCCGGAGAACCGGTCATCGAAGACGACGCCGACGAGCGAACGATCTGCGGGGCCGTCGACGATCGCATTCTTTCCAACGACCCGCGCGTCGGCCGCGCCATGCCCGTCACCTGCACCGCTTGGCTCTTCAACGACGAGAACAAGTGTCTGCTCACCGCCGGACATTGCGCGGGCGCATCGCTGCAGGTGATGCAATTCAACGTGCCGCTCTCAACGGCCGGCGGCGCGACGGTCAGCCCGCCGCCGCAGGATCAGTATCCCATCGACCCCGCATCGGTCCAATCCCTGAACGGCGGCGTCGGGAACGACTGGGCCTACTTCGGCTGTTTCAAGAATTCGAACACCAACCTCACCGCCGCGCAGGCGCAGGGCGATTACTTCATTCTGGCCCCGTTTGCACCGCCTGTTTCCGGACAGAACATCCGCATCACCGGCAACGGCGGCGTTTCCGCGCCCGTCTCGCCTACCTGGAACTACGTGCAGAAGACCCACGTCGGGCCCTACGTATCGCTGACCGGAAACACCGTGCGCTACGCGACCGACACCACCGGCGGGAACTCCGGCTCACCCATCATTGATGAAACCACCGGACTGGCCATCGGCATACATACGCACGCCGGCTGCAACAGCGGCGGCGGCTCCAACCAGGGCACGGCCATCCAGCACTCCGGCCTGCAAAACGCGCTGGCCAACCCCCAGGGTGTTTGCGATGACGACATCGTCTCGCCGACTCCTGATCCGATGTTCTTCACCATCCCGCCGACGCCGACCAGCACGACAACCGTCGTGATGCAATGCACCGAGGCCACCGACACCGGCTCGCCGCCTGTTGAGTATTACTTCGACTACGTCAGCGGCGCGGGCGGCGGCATCGACAGCGGCTGGACCACGGATCGCGACTATTCCAACAACGGCCTGACGCCCAACTCGGTCTACAACTACCGGGTGCGCGCGCGCGACAGCAACTCCCCCACGCCCAACGTCACGGCCTACAGCACCACCATCACCGCCGGCATGCCGATCCAGACCCCCACCGGCGTCGGCTTCTCAAACGTGACCTCAACATCGATGACGGTTCAGGCGCTCGGAACCTTTACCAACGTCGGATTCCTCCAGACAGGCTTCTATTACGAACTGACCCCGCCCGACGGCAGCGGCGCCAACGCATGGGTCACCGGAGCCGGTGCGGCCAGCGTGAACCTCACCGGGCTGGTCCCCTGCACGGAGTACACCCTGCGAATCAAAGCGCGAAACTTCCAATCGGATGAGACGCCCTTCACCGATGCCGTCGCACAGTTCACCATCGGTTGCGATTGCAAACTGCTCGGCGACATCGACGGCGACGGATTCGTCACCGGTTCCGACATCGCCGGTTTCGTCCGCGCCAAACTCGGCTCGCCGCTCGAGACCGACAACGCCGGCTGCGCGGACTACAAGACGGAGACGCTCGACGGCGACACAGCGCTCTTTACAGCCGATCTGCTCGCCGCGCCTTAA
- the pepF1_1 gene encoding Oligoendopeptidase F, plasmid produces the protein MAGSTSSTSSPASCDFPRRFVAADAVLGDLAAIEPYYRDLEGRALGSRAAMEALLADWSELDAWLDEESSLRYVAMTCHTDDTEIEKRYLDFVENVAPQVKVWTNRLERKVLDCAHHRDLPSERFEVWLKQLRARVDLFDERNVPLATEDDKLSQQYQKIVGGMSVQHDGREQTLEEMSKLLESPDRAVRREAWEKISACWTSRRDEVEQIFDAMVRIRHQMAVNKGLKDYREYAFRDWERFDYTPADCEAFAASVEKLVVPAAQQLAEQRRQQLGLDALRPWDMDVDPQGREPLTPFKGATELIAGCGKIFSRVGDVFAKQFARMVEGGLLDLESRKGKAPGGYMTAFEGRRLPFIFMNAVGTQDDVQTMLHEGGHAFHVFSVRDEPMTALRQPPIEFAEVASMGMELLAAPHLTEFYSPADAKRAHLDNLQNIVRFFPWMSTIDMFQHWVYSHPTHTREDRRAAWTALNKRFNHWVDYSGMEDVLATNWHRKNHPFTVPFYYVEYGIAQLGALGVYFNSRRDYAGAVKSYQRGLALGGRRPLPELFAAAGVKFDFSAEAIAPLIAGARGELAEA, from the coding sequence ATGGCTGGTTCAACGTCGTCCACAAGCTCTCCCGCGTCGTGTGATTTTCCGCGCCGTTTCGTCGCGGCCGATGCCGTCCTCGGCGACCTCGCGGCGATCGAGCCGTACTACCGCGACCTGGAAGGCCGGGCACTGGGCAGCCGCGCGGCGATGGAAGCGCTTCTCGCGGACTGGTCCGAGCTGGACGCATGGCTCGACGAAGAGAGTTCGCTGCGCTATGTGGCGATGACATGCCACACTGACGACACCGAAATCGAAAAGCGCTACCTCGACTTCGTCGAGAACGTCGCGCCACAGGTCAAAGTCTGGACCAACCGGCTCGAGCGCAAAGTGCTGGATTGCGCCCACCACCGCGATCTGCCTTCGGAGCGCTTCGAAGTCTGGCTCAAGCAGCTCCGCGCGCGCGTCGACCTGTTCGACGAGCGAAACGTCCCGCTGGCGACGGAAGATGACAAACTCTCCCAGCAGTACCAGAAGATCGTCGGTGGGATGTCCGTGCAGCATGACGGCCGCGAGCAGACGCTGGAGGAAATGAGCAAGCTGCTGGAGTCGCCGGATCGCGCGGTTCGCCGCGAGGCGTGGGAGAAGATCAGCGCCTGCTGGACAAGCCGGCGCGATGAGGTCGAGCAGATCTTCGACGCCATGGTGCGCATTCGGCATCAGATGGCGGTTAATAAGGGGCTGAAAGACTACCGCGAGTACGCCTTCCGCGACTGGGAGCGGTTTGATTACACGCCGGCGGATTGCGAGGCCTTCGCGGCCAGCGTCGAGAAGCTCGTCGTGCCTGCGGCGCAGCAGTTGGCCGAGCAGCGAAGGCAACAACTGGGGCTTGATGCGCTTCGACCGTGGGACATGGACGTGGACCCGCAGGGGCGCGAGCCGTTGACTCCGTTCAAAGGCGCGACGGAGTTAATCGCGGGATGCGGAAAGATTTTTTCGCGCGTCGGCGATGTGTTTGCGAAGCAGTTCGCGCGGATGGTTGAGGGCGGACTGCTCGACCTGGAGAGCCGCAAGGGCAAGGCGCCGGGCGGCTACATGACGGCGTTCGAGGGCCGCCGCCTGCCGTTCATTTTCATGAACGCGGTCGGCACGCAGGACGACGTACAGACGATGCTGCATGAGGGCGGGCACGCGTTTCACGTGTTCTCGGTGCGTGACGAACCGATGACGGCGCTCCGTCAGCCGCCGATTGAGTTTGCCGAAGTCGCGTCGATGGGCATGGAGCTGCTGGCCGCCCCGCATCTGACGGAATTTTACTCGCCGGCCGACGCGAAGCGGGCGCACCTCGACAACTTACAGAATATTGTGCGGTTCTTTCCGTGGATGAGCACGATCGACATGTTCCAGCATTGGGTCTATTCCCACCCGACGCACACACGCGAAGATCGCCGCGCTGCATGGACCGCGCTGAACAAGCGATTCAATCACTGGGTTGATTACAGCGGCATGGAGGACGTGCTGGCGACGAACTGGCATCGCAAGAATCACCCGTTCACCGTGCCTTTCTATTACGTCGAATACGGCATCGCACAGCTTGGGGCGCTCGGGGTGTACTTCAACTCGCGGCGGGATTACGCCGGAGCGGTGAAGTCCTACCAGCGGGGCCTGGCCCTGGGCGGCCGCCGACCGCTGCCGGAGTTGTTCGCCGCGGCGGGGGTGAAGTTCGATTTCTCGGCCGAGGCGATTGCGCCGCTGATCGCCGGGGCGCGGGGGGAATTGGCGGAGGCGTGA
- a CDS encoding ABC transporter, phosphonate, periplasmic substrate-binding protein → MPNMTRSACSRCALMHSVAALALIAGVGCSQAGGDAAMRDVIMVGTTKADPFGIPAEYRALHAGMEEALGRPVRFNPQPGGEAISQQLTMGDMKFAILSAQEYASIPDASHLKLLASAVNEMGRTSRKGLLIARASDQRFKSVADCAAKRFAFGTYKDLLTDYAARKALERGGVPTNKLLPELLPPPFCWEQRLYVQNDAAVKIALDLTVNAGVVDESVFNKLPATGGNPISGPSKDQFKVIGETDPVPELVIVAGPGAAEEDLKKLTDYLLNRTAENEALCKQLMVKGFAPSNRSEYDALKALMPS, encoded by the coding sequence ATGCCAAACATGACTCGTTCCGCATGCTCGCGTTGTGCCTTGATGCATTCGGTTGCCGCTTTGGCGTTGATCGCCGGCGTCGGCTGCTCGCAGGCCGGCGGCGATGCTGCGATGCGCGACGTGATTATGGTCGGCACGACCAAGGCAGATCCATTCGGCATTCCCGCCGAGTACCGCGCGCTCCACGCAGGGATGGAAGAGGCGCTGGGCCGGCCGGTTCGATTCAATCCGCAACCCGGCGGGGAGGCAATATCGCAACAACTGACGATGGGCGACATGAAGTTCGCGATTCTGTCGGCCCAGGAATACGCCTCGATCCCCGACGCTTCGCATTTGAAATTGCTGGCCAGCGCCGTGAACGAAATGGGGCGGACATCGCGCAAAGGGCTGCTGATCGCGCGGGCGAGCGACCAGCGATTCAAATCGGTGGCGGATTGCGCGGCCAAGCGCTTCGCCTTCGGAACCTACAAAGACCTGTTGACCGATTATGCCGCGCGCAAGGCGCTGGAGCGCGGCGGGGTCCCGACGAACAAGCTGCTGCCTGAACTGCTGCCCCCGCCTTTTTGCTGGGAGCAGCGGTTGTATGTTCAGAATGACGCGGCCGTAAAGATCGCGCTGGACCTGACGGTGAACGCCGGCGTGGTCGACGAGTCGGTCTTCAATAAACTGCCCGCGACGGGGGGGAATCCCATCTCCGGCCCGTCGAAGGATCAGTTCAAAGTGATTGGCGAGACTGATCCGGTGCCCGAATTGGTGATCGTCGCGGGTCCCGGGGCAGCGGAAGAAGACTTGAAGAAGCTGACGGACTACCTGCTGAATCGCACAGCCGAGAACGAAGCACTCTGCAAACAGTTGATGGTGAAGGGCTTTGCTCCGTCCAATCGCTCCGAGTACGACGCCTTGAAGGCGCTGATGCCGAGTTAA
- the pksE gene encoding Polyketide biosynthesis protein PksE translates to MGNSDKSNERMAPARHEPAAGVGLVSTVASGVIDTGRDALSAAANTARSGARLALGTIFAGANVLIDLGVRAARALPLRDGTSTRPQEAPTMPPEAAMPNRATPASSETITPQAESTKTSRETKHAGKSSHAAAPLVRGWWRSSGGQPVWEPHDVRRALRRVNSPLAVVVHGERTSLGVDGVCTLGAIAPTETAPNAGEQVLPLFAYTPALHPSMLGDPSFRHDYGLEYAYLAGAMANGIASVEIVEAMGRAGMMGFFGSAGLSVDRVARAIDHVQAALPNRPFGFNLIHSPSEPDLESAVVDLYLKRGVRVVDASAYLDLTLPLVRYRVSGITRDAEGRVICPNRVLGKVSRVEVARKFLSPPPEAMLNKLVASGDLTAEQAQWARRVPVAQDLIVEADSGGHTDNRPSLALLPTMMALRDELQAEFEYDRPLRIGAAGGIGTPAAAAAAFAMGAAFVLTGSVNQSCVEAGTSDAVREMLAKAAQADVTMAPAADMFEMGVKVQVLKFGTMFAMRARKLYDLYRQYDSLDALPATQRTALERDFFRCSIEQAWDQTRAFFEKRDPSQIDRAEAEPKHRMALVFRSYLGQASKWANAGEPTRKADYQVWCGPAMGAFNEWARGSCLERWQNRTVVAVAMNLMLGAAVLTRVNWLRAQGVEIAPDLARFEPMELADVQGALAE, encoded by the coding sequence ATGGGCAATTCTGACAAATCAAACGAGCGCATGGCTCCCGCGCGTCACGAGCCGGCGGCCGGCGTCGGGCTGGTGTCAACCGTGGCGTCCGGCGTGATCGACACCGGTCGCGATGCGTTGTCGGCTGCGGCGAACACGGCGCGATCCGGGGCGCGCCTGGCCTTGGGCACGATATTCGCGGGAGCCAACGTGCTGATCGATCTGGGCGTTCGGGCGGCGCGGGCGCTGCCGCTTCGCGACGGGACGTCGACCCGGCCGCAAGAGGCCCCGACCATGCCGCCCGAAGCGGCCATGCCGAATCGTGCCACTCCTGCGTCATCAGAAACGATCACTCCACAGGCCGAATCAACAAAGACCAGTCGCGAGACGAAGCACGCAGGCAAATCTTCTCACGCCGCCGCGCCGCTCGTCCGCGGGTGGTGGCGATCGTCCGGCGGGCAGCCGGTTTGGGAACCGCATGATGTGCGCCGGGCGCTGCGCCGCGTTAACTCGCCGCTCGCCGTGGTCGTTCATGGTGAACGGACCTCGCTCGGCGTAGACGGTGTCTGCACGCTCGGCGCAATCGCACCAACTGAAACCGCGCCGAACGCCGGCGAACAAGTCCTGCCGTTGTTTGCATACACTCCCGCCCTGCACCCCTCCATGCTGGGCGACCCTTCATTTCGACACGACTACGGACTGGAATACGCCTACCTCGCCGGCGCGATGGCCAACGGCATCGCATCGGTCGAAATCGTCGAAGCGATGGGCCGCGCCGGCATGATGGGATTCTTCGGCTCCGCAGGCTTGTCGGTCGACCGCGTCGCCCGCGCCATCGACCATGTTCAAGCCGCGCTCCCCAATCGCCCGTTCGGCTTCAATCTCATTCACAGCCCGAGCGAACCGGACCTCGAATCCGCCGTCGTTGACTTGTATCTGAAGCGCGGTGTGCGCGTTGTTGATGCTTCAGCCTACCTCGACCTGACGCTGCCGCTGGTGCGCTATCGCGTCAGCGGCATCACGCGCGATGCCGAAGGGCGCGTGATCTGTCCCAACCGCGTGCTGGGCAAGGTCTCGCGCGTCGAAGTCGCCCGGAAGTTCCTCTCGCCGCCGCCCGAGGCGATGCTGAACAAGCTCGTTGCCTCCGGCGACCTCACGGCCGAGCAGGCCCAGTGGGCGCGACGCGTTCCCGTGGCGCAGGACCTCATTGTCGAGGCCGATTCGGGCGGGCACACGGATAACCGTCCATCCCTCGCGCTGCTGCCGACCATGATGGCGCTGCGCGACGAATTGCAGGCCGAGTTTGAATACGACCGCCCGCTGCGCATCGGCGCGGCCGGCGGCATCGGCACGCCCGCTGCGGCGGCGGCAGCCTTCGCGATGGGAGCGGCCTTCGTTTTGACCGGCTCGGTCAATCAGTCGTGCGTCGAGGCGGGCACGTCCGACGCGGTGCGTGAGATGCTGGCGAAGGCGGCGCAGGCCGATGTGACCATGGCCCCGGCGGCCGACATGTTTGAAATGGGTGTGAAGGTGCAGGTGCTGAAGTTCGGCACGATGTTCGCGATGCGGGCCCGCAAGCTGTACGACCTGTACCGTCAATACGATAGTCTCGATGCGTTGCCCGCGACGCAGCGCACGGCGCTGGAGCGGGACTTCTTCCGCTGCTCGATTGAACAGGCGTGGGACCAGACGCGCGCGTTCTTCGAGAAACGCGACCCCTCGCAAATCGACCGCGCCGAGGCCGAGCCGAAGCACCGCATGGCCCTGGTCTTCCGATCTTATCTTGGACAAGCGTCAAAATGGGCCAACGCCGGTGAGCCGACGCGGAAAGCCGACTACCAGGTCTGGTGCGGCCCGGCCATGGGCGCCTTCAACGAGTGGGCGCGCGGCTCGTGCCTCGAACGCTGGCAGAACCGAACAGTCGTCGCCGTCGCGATGAACCTGATGCTCGGCGCGGCCGTGCTGACGCGCGTAAACTGGTTGCGGGCGCAGGGCGTGGAGATTGCCCCGGACCTGGCGCGCTTCGAACCGATGGAACTGGCGGACGTGCAGGGGGCGTTGGCTGAATAG
- the flgG_1 gene encoding Flagellar basal-body rod protein FlgG, with protein MVQGLWQSAGGMLAQDYRQTLLANNLANAETPGFKPQRVGFMERLNAARARGDLPSLQGPWANLTGGVFETQIYTDFTEGPIAPSESPFDVAIRGEGFLSVQTADGPRYTRDGRMVMDQGGMLRHVASNAPVLSTEGRPIVVNPLSTDKARIDATGRVWQGENIAGRLDVVEFADRQGLVAQGENLFEAGGQSARSSRAEVVSRAYEASSVQPTAALVEMIAASRAYQMNATMISMQDQSLGRVVNDLGRIG; from the coding sequence ATGGTTCAGGGACTTTGGCAGTCGGCCGGTGGCATGCTGGCGCAGGATTACCGGCAGACGCTGCTGGCGAACAACCTGGCCAACGCGGAGACGCCGGGCTTCAAGCCGCAGCGCGTGGGCTTCATGGAGCGGCTGAACGCCGCCCGTGCGCGCGGCGATCTGCCGTCGCTCCAGGGGCCGTGGGCGAATCTCACCGGGGGCGTCTTCGAGACACAAATCTACACCGATTTCACCGAAGGCCCGATCGCGCCGTCGGAAAGCCCGTTCGACGTGGCGATCCGCGGCGAGGGCTTTTTGTCCGTCCAGACAGCCGACGGCCCGCGGTACACGCGCGATGGTCGCATGGTGATGGACCAGGGCGGCATGTTGCGCCACGTCGCCAGCAACGCGCCGGTGCTTTCAACCGAGGGGCGGCCGATCGTGGTGAATCCCTTGAGCACGGACAAGGCGCGGATCGACGCGACGGGTCGCGTGTGGCAGGGCGAGAACATCGCGGGCCGGCTGGATGTGGTGGAGTTCGCAGACCGGCAGGGATTGGTGGCGCAGGGCGAGAATTTGTTCGAGGCGGGCGGCCAGTCGGCGCGGTCGAGCCGGGCGGAAGTTGTGTCGCGCGCGTACGAAGCGTCGAGCGTGCAGCCGACGGCGGCGCTGGTGGAGATGATCGCGGCATCGCGGGCCTACCAGATGAACGCCACGATGATTTCGATGCAGGATCAGTCGCTGGGCCGCGTGGTGAACGACCTGGGTCGAATTGGTTAA
- the bioY gene encoding Biotin transporter BioY, giving the protein MTHAPLADILLFTGARRRTMAADLALVVAGSILVALCAKVQLPMWPAPMTLQPFAVLLVGAALGMRRGAAAMAVYLMEGAAGLPVFAGPVAGIGYFAGPSAGYLFAFPIAAAVVGALCEMGMGRRMATAAVAMAVGQAIILGGGFIWLALQAGVTAAFFEGVLKYLPGDVLKIALAATAMPWAWRLVGDQRK; this is encoded by the coding sequence ATGACGCACGCACCGCTTGCTGACATATTGCTCTTCACAGGCGCTCGTCGCCGCACGATGGCCGCTGATCTCGCGCTGGTGGTCGCCGGCTCGATACTCGTGGCGCTGTGCGCGAAGGTGCAACTGCCGATGTGGCCGGCGCCGATGACGTTGCAGCCGTTCGCAGTGCTGCTGGTTGGCGCGGCGCTGGGGATGCGGCGCGGCGCGGCGGCCATGGCGGTTTATTTGATGGAAGGTGCGGCGGGCTTGCCGGTCTTTGCCGGTCCGGTCGCGGGGATCGGCTATTTCGCCGGGCCGTCAGCGGGCTATCTGTTTGCATTTCCGATTGCGGCGGCGGTGGTCGGGGCGCTTTGTGAAATGGGAATGGGCCGGCGCATGGCGACGGCTGCCGTAGCCATGGCAGTCGGCCAGGCGATCATCCTGGGCGGCGGCTTCATCTGGTTGGCGCTTCAGGCCGGTGTGACCGCCGCGTTCTTCGAGGGAGTATTGAAGTACCTTCCGGGCGACGTGCTCAAGATCGCCCTTGCCGCGACGGCGATGCCGTGGGCCTGGCGGCTCGTCGGCGACCAGCGCAAATAG
- the ispH gene encoding 4-hydroxy-3-methylbut-2-enyl diphosphate reductase yields the protein MHEADGLQPVGFDAVTRYHYSPMNVLLANPRGFCAGVDRAVKIVDLALEAFGPPVYVRREIVHNSHVVADLRGKGAVFIEELSEAPAGAVAILSAHGVAPSVFDEARSRGLRLIDATCPLVTKVHLEVHRFVRQGYHIALIGHAGHDEVIGTMGEAPGKITLVENESHARAVEFPSHDKLMVLTQTTLGVDDTAGVLNALRERFPKLELPPTDDICYATQNRQDAVKEMARRGMDLLLVVGSRNSSNAARLVEVGAARGVRGFLIDGADQINPEWVTNAALVGVTAGASTPESVVRGVLDRLASLGAGGVELCTTAEEDTVFQIPPQLREAVEQKRGVPLKVIEG from the coding sequence ATGCATGAAGCCGACGGATTGCAACCCGTCGGCTTTGATGCCGTCACACGCTATCATTACTCGCCAATGAACGTCCTCCTTGCCAATCCCCGTGGGTTCTGTGCCGGCGTTGATCGCGCCGTGAAGATCGTCGATCTCGCGCTCGAGGCGTTCGGCCCGCCGGTCTATGTGCGGCGGGAGATCGTGCACAACAGCCACGTCGTCGCCGATCTGCGGGGCAAGGGGGCCGTGTTCATCGAGGAATTGTCCGAGGCCCCGGCCGGAGCGGTCGCGATTCTTTCGGCGCACGGCGTCGCGCCGAGCGTGTTCGACGAGGCCCGTTCGCGCGGGCTGCGGCTGATCGATGCGACGTGCCCGCTGGTCACAAAGGTGCATCTGGAAGTTCATCGCTTCGTGCGGCAGGGCTATCACATCGCCCTGATCGGCCACGCCGGGCACGACGAGGTGATCGGCACGATGGGCGAAGCGCCGGGAAAGATTACACTTGTCGAGAACGAGTCGCACGCCCGCGCGGTCGAGTTTCCGTCGCACGACAAGCTCATGGTGCTCACGCAGACGACGCTCGGCGTGGACGACACGGCCGGCGTGCTGAACGCCCTGCGCGAGCGTTTCCCCAAACTGGAATTGCCGCCGACCGACGACATCTGCTACGCGACCCAGAATCGGCAGGACGCGGTAAAAGAGATGGCCCGCCGCGGAATGGACCTGCTGCTGGTGGTCGGCTCGCGCAACAGCAGCAATGCGGCGCGGCTGGTGGAAGTCGGCGCGGCGCGGGGCGTGCGCGGCTTCCTGATCGACGGGGCGGATCAGATCAACCCGGAATGGGTCACTAATGCGGCACTCGTCGGCGTTACGGCGGGGGCAAGCACTCCCGAATCGGTCGTGCGCGGCGTGCTGGATCGGCTGGCGTCGCTGGGGGCCGGCGGGGTCGAGCTTTGCACGACGGCCGAGGAAGACACGGTATTCCAGATTCCGCCGCAACTGCGGGAGGCCGTGGAGCAGAAGCGCGGCGTGCCGCTGAAGGTGATTGAAGGCTGA